The Acinetobacter pittii genome contains a region encoding:
- a CDS encoding carboxymuconolactone decarboxylase family protein — protein sequence MSKQDYENGLKVRTEVMGEAFVKRAQENTVPFTQPLQDWINEHAWGSTWQREGVLPRKYRSLITLAMLTALKSPTELKGHVRGALNNGCTVEEIQETLLHSLPYCGAPATQEAFRAALEVIQEYQQK from the coding sequence ATGTCTAAGCAAGATTACGAAAATGGATTAAAAGTTCGCACAGAAGTGATGGGAGAAGCTTTTGTAAAACGCGCCCAAGAAAACACCGTACCCTTTACCCAGCCTTTACAAGACTGGATTAATGAACATGCATGGGGATCGACTTGGCAACGTGAAGGTGTGCTACCACGTAAATATCGTTCATTAATTACTTTGGCAATGCTCACGGCGCTCAAATCACCTACTGAACTCAAAGGTCATGTTCGTGGTGCGCTCAACAATGGCTGTACAGTTGAGGAGATTCAAGAAACTTTATTGCACAGTCTGCCATATTGCGGCGCCCCTGCTACTCAGGAAGCTTTCCGTGCTGCGTTAGAAGTAATTCAAGAATATCAACAAAAATAA
- a CDS encoding acyl-CoA dehydrogenase: MIFLLFVLSIVIQLFAIWAIFFFNLNRTIGSVITIAVAIFTALILTPWALILGIPLIVLSIIILFAPLRFNLITQPAYKTLANSMPSISTTEQEALEAGTSWWEKELFMGAPDWSQFEKYPYPTLSEEEQSFIDNEVELLCSMLNEWEIHHHLKDLPPEVWQFIKDKGFLGLIIPKSFGGKEFSSFAQSRIMSKIASRSLTTAVSCMVPNSLGPGELLMHYGTDAQKQQYLPGLAKGEEIPCFGLTSPEAGSDAGAIPDSGVVCYGEYEGAQVLGLRMNFSKRWITLAPIATVVGLAFKLYDPEGLLGDKNKTEYGITCALIPASHAGVKIGARHYPGSPFMNGTVEGEDVFIPIDWIIGGQENAGKGWRMLMECLGVGRGISLPALATAAGEMSYLTVGAFAKIRQQFNISVGKFEGVQEATSEIASDAYMLEAFRYLVTCGLNQGGTPAVMTAMAKYYATETMRKVVNHGMDIAGGRAIQLGPRNFLALTYQAIPIAITVEGANILTRSLMIFGQGSMRCHPYLFEELQLLQSEDKNNSIKKFDDLLFKHLAYTFNRGARSFAYGWTGGSSDAPQSADQFTASYYKTINRFSANFALVSDMSLGLLAGDLKRKEMLSGRLADIHAHLFISTAILKFYEAGQKTEAEQLHAKLALQKAFLNIQEAFWGLFANFPAKLPAAFVKWICFPLGRVISKPEDELKQQVAELMMQEHPFREQLKHHVFYSTKADDVTGRLEHTFQILRTLEPLWDKFKKAESKGKFTGLTFEENIAQAIKEGFITESEAQQLLQYNAIRFDSMLTDVFDEDLNKDLPLSNPHQI; the protein is encoded by the coding sequence ATGATTTTCCTACTCTTTGTTTTAAGCATTGTCATTCAGCTTTTTGCAATATGGGCAATTTTCTTTTTTAATCTAAACAGAACTATTGGTAGTGTAATTACGATTGCTGTCGCTATATTTACAGCACTCATATTAACGCCATGGGCTCTCATTTTAGGTATCCCCCTCATTGTCCTTAGTATCATTATTTTATTTGCACCATTACGCTTTAATCTGATTACTCAACCTGCATATAAAACTTTAGCAAACTCAATGCCGAGCATCAGTACGACTGAACAAGAGGCCTTAGAGGCAGGTACCAGTTGGTGGGAAAAAGAATTATTTATGGGGGCACCCGATTGGTCTCAATTTGAAAAGTACCCCTACCCAACGTTGTCAGAAGAAGAACAAAGCTTTATCGACAATGAAGTTGAGCTACTTTGTAGCATGCTCAATGAGTGGGAAATTCATCATCACTTAAAAGATCTCCCACCAGAGGTTTGGCAATTTATTAAAGACAAAGGTTTTTTAGGCCTCATTATTCCAAAGTCATTTGGTGGCAAAGAATTTAGTTCGTTTGCTCAAAGCCGTATTATGAGCAAAATTGCTTCCCGCTCACTCACCACAGCTGTGAGTTGTATGGTTCCAAATTCATTAGGACCAGGTGAGCTACTCATGCACTACGGTACAGATGCACAAAAACAGCAGTATTTACCGGGCCTTGCTAAAGGTGAAGAGATCCCATGCTTTGGTTTAACCAGCCCAGAAGCAGGTTCAGATGCAGGCGCCATTCCAGATTCAGGTGTTGTTTGCTACGGTGAATATGAAGGTGCTCAAGTTCTTGGGCTAAGAATGAATTTCTCTAAACGTTGGATTACGCTTGCACCAATTGCCACCGTTGTTGGTCTAGCATTTAAACTTTATGACCCAGAAGGCCTACTCGGAGATAAAAACAAAACAGAATACGGTATTACTTGTGCCTTAATTCCTGCAAGTCATGCAGGTGTAAAAATAGGAGCACGACATTATCCTGGTTCTCCATTTATGAATGGAACAGTAGAAGGAGAAGATGTTTTTATTCCTATTGACTGGATTATTGGTGGTCAAGAAAATGCCGGTAAAGGCTGGCGAATGCTAATGGAGTGCTTAGGTGTTGGCCGTGGTATTTCCCTTCCAGCTTTAGCAACAGCAGCAGGTGAAATGAGCTATTTAACCGTTGGTGCTTTTGCAAAAATTCGTCAACAGTTCAATATTTCAGTAGGTAAATTTGAAGGCGTACAAGAAGCGACCAGTGAAATTGCCAGCGATGCCTACATGCTTGAAGCATTCCGCTATTTAGTGACATGTGGCCTAAACCAAGGTGGAACACCTGCCGTGATGACTGCCATGGCAAAATATTATGCAACTGAAACGATGCGTAAAGTTGTCAATCACGGAATGGATATTGCTGGCGGACGTGCAATCCAACTTGGGCCACGTAATTTCCTTGCCCTTACCTATCAAGCGATTCCGATTGCTATTACAGTAGAAGGCGCAAATATTTTGACCCGTTCATTGATGATTTTTGGCCAAGGCTCAATGCGTTGTCATCCTTATCTATTTGAAGAGTTACAACTCCTTCAATCTGAAGATAAAAATAACTCAATCAAAAAGTTCGATGATTTGTTATTTAAACATTTAGCCTATACGTTTAACCGTGGTGCAAGATCATTTGCTTACGGTTGGACAGGTGGCTCAAGTGATGCGCCTCAGTCAGCAGATCAATTCACTGCAAGTTACTATAAAACGATTAATCGTTTTAGTGCCAACTTCGCACTTGTTTCAGATATGTCACTTGGCTTACTTGCAGGAGATCTAAAACGCAAAGAAATGTTATCAGGCCGCTTGGCAGATATTCACGCGCACCTCTTTATTTCTACTGCGATTTTAAAATTTTATGAAGCTGGACAAAAAACTGAAGCTGAACAACTTCACGCTAAATTAGCGCTACAAAAAGCTTTCTTGAATATTCAGGAAGCATTTTGGGGATTATTTGCAAACTTCCCAGCTAAACTTCCAGCAGCATTTGTAAAATGGATCTGTTTCCCTCTTGGCCGTGTCATTTCAAAACCAGAGGATGAGTTAAAACAACAAGTCGCTGAACTTATGATGCAAGAGCATCCTTTCAGAGAACAGCTTAAGCATCACGTATTTTATTCAACCAAAGCCGATGATGTAACTGGTCGTTTAGAGCATACTTTCCAAATTCTGCGAACTCTTGAACCGCTTTGGGATAAGTTTAAAAAAGCTGAATCTAAAGGTAAATTTACAGGACTCACTTTCGAAGAGAATATTGCACAAGCGATAAAAGAAGGTTTTATTACTGAAAGCGAAGCTCAACAACTATTGCAATACAACGCAATCCGATTCGATAGCATGCTTACAGATGTCTTTGATGAAGATTTAAATAAAGATCTTCCTTTGTCGAATCCTCATCAAATTTAG
- a CDS encoding cysteine peptidase family C39 domain-containing protein produces MAVNIPEVLVNLEANCGVFAVWMVLQHHAVQIDVAELIKVCRHDEGGTYTIALAVALKKLGFEVLFHSDEDPNISSSERMSYKEAKVLKIPTGPALSYQDIQTAIENGKMVIVYYDTLAGVGNQSLIYSIDSNEICFFDSFEPMSAAVFEMQRQVEGICRQAIVIDDRNFQVYSTKLN; encoded by the coding sequence ATGGCAGTAAATATTCCCGAAGTATTAGTGAACCTTGAAGCCAACTGTGGCGTATTTGCGGTGTGGATGGTACTTCAGCATCATGCAGTGCAAATTGATGTGGCTGAGTTGATCAAAGTTTGCCGACACGATGAAGGAGGAACCTATACGATTGCTTTAGCCGTCGCTTTAAAAAAACTCGGATTTGAAGTTTTATTTCATTCAGATGAAGACCCTAATATTAGCTCTAGCGAACGAATGAGCTATAAAGAAGCAAAGGTATTAAAAATTCCAACTGGACCAGCACTAAGCTATCAAGATATTCAAACTGCAATTGAAAATGGAAAAATGGTGATTGTCTATTACGATACTTTAGCAGGTGTCGGAAATCAGTCACTCATTTATTCTATTGACTCAAATGAAATCTGCTTTTTTGATAGTTTTGAGCCGATGTCAGCAGCAGTTTTTGAAATGCAGCGTCAAGTAGAAGGAATTTGTCGTCAGGCTATCGTGATTGATGACCGTAATTTTCAGGTATATTCGACCAAATTGAATTAG